In Myxococcus stipitatus, the following are encoded in one genomic region:
- a CDS encoding aldose epimerase, with protein sequence MSRAFPGIAGLDTYALVDGGCRVEVIPSRGALVSRMAVDGDEVLYLDEATVADPAKNVRGGIPVLFPIAGPLPGDTYPADRKSFTMSQHGFARRMPWTVRQAEDSLLVVGLSSNDETRRQFPWEFDAQLTFSLVGTRLTLDFDVENRDSRPLPLHLGFHPYFRVPDAAKAVATVETDATHAWDNFHKREVPFTGFDLTLDEVDLHLRDHSGPGTRLTRGPGARPVHLSWSEEFKLLVVWTLRGKDFVCVEPWTAAGGALATGQGLLHVEPGERASLAFDIEA encoded by the coding sequence ATGAGCCGAGCCTTCCCCGGCATCGCCGGGTTGGACACATATGCGTTGGTGGACGGCGGGTGCCGCGTGGAGGTGATTCCTTCACGCGGGGCCCTCGTCTCGAGGATGGCGGTGGACGGCGACGAGGTGCTCTACCTCGACGAGGCCACCGTGGCGGACCCGGCGAAGAACGTGCGCGGAGGCATCCCCGTGCTGTTCCCCATCGCCGGGCCCCTGCCGGGTGACACGTACCCGGCGGACCGGAAGTCCTTCACGATGTCGCAGCACGGCTTCGCGCGGCGCATGCCGTGGACGGTGCGCCAGGCGGAGGACTCGCTGCTCGTGGTGGGGCTGTCCTCCAACGACGAGACGCGGCGCCAGTTCCCGTGGGAGTTCGACGCGCAGCTCACCTTCTCGCTGGTGGGCACGCGGCTGACGCTCGACTTCGACGTGGAGAACCGGGACTCGCGTCCCTTGCCCCTGCACCTGGGCTTCCATCCGTACTTCCGTGTACCGGACGCGGCCAAGGCCGTGGCCACGGTGGAGACGGACGCCACGCACGCGTGGGACAACTTCCACAAGCGCGAGGTCCCCTTCACCGGCTTCGACCTGACGCTGGACGAAGTGGATTTGCACCTGCGGGACCACTCGGGTCCGGGCACTCGGCTCACGCGCGGCCCTGGCGCGCGTCCGGTGCACCTGTCGTGGAGCGAGGAGTTCAAGCTGCTGGTGGTGTGGACGCTGCGCGGCAAGGACTTCGTCTGCGTGGAGCCTTGGACGGCCGCCGGCGGCGCGCTCGCCACCGGTCAGGGCCTGCTGCACGTGGAGCCAGGGGAGCGGGCGTCGCTCGCGTTCGACATCGAGGCTTGA
- the pruA gene encoding L-glutamate gamma-semialdehyde dehydrogenase: MINAIPRVPAPRNEPILPYAPGSPERRELQAMLKRMSGEQIDIPLIIGGKQVRSGKTDTVRMPHRHSHVLATLHEADASHAQQAIQAALSVKEEWARMPFASRAAIFLRAAELLATRYRPIINASTMLGQSKTAHQAEIDAACEAIDFLRYNVHFAEQILAIQPESPAQTWNMLDYRPLDGFVFAVAPFNFTSIAMNLCTAPAIMGNVVVFKPSSTSALSAWYFMELLREAGLPDGVINMLNGDGPTVGNPVMASPDLGGIHFTGSTPTFNTMWRTVGENISKYKQYPRLVGETGGKDFIVAHASAADDVEALAVAIVRGGYEYQGQKCSAASRVYVPESLWPKLKPRLQALIGDIRMGDVTDFRNFMGAVIDEKSFKKVSSYIDLAKQDSNASIVAGGETDRSEGWFVKPTLVQLNDPRHRILREEIFAPLVGVHVYPDSKYVETLREVDQSATYALTGAIFGRDRKAINTAMDELRHAAGNVYINDKPTGAVVGQQPFGGSRASGTNDKAGSLLNLIRWTSPRTVKENFAPPTKVPYPFMDSDPHDGGI, translated from the coding sequence GTGATCAACGCCATTCCCCGCGTCCCGGCTCCCCGTAACGAGCCCATCCTGCCCTACGCGCCGGGTAGCCCCGAGCGCCGTGAGCTCCAGGCCATGCTCAAGCGCATGAGCGGCGAGCAGATTGACATCCCGCTCATCATCGGTGGCAAGCAGGTGCGCTCCGGCAAGACGGACACCGTGCGCATGCCCCACCGGCACTCCCACGTGCTGGCCACGCTCCACGAGGCCGACGCCAGCCACGCGCAGCAGGCCATCCAGGCCGCCCTGTCGGTGAAGGAGGAGTGGGCGCGCATGCCGTTCGCCTCGCGCGCGGCCATCTTCCTGCGCGCCGCGGAGCTGCTCGCCACGCGCTACCGCCCCATCATCAACGCGTCCACCATGCTGGGCCAATCCAAGACGGCCCACCAGGCGGAGATTGATGCGGCGTGCGAGGCCATCGACTTCCTGCGCTACAACGTCCACTTCGCCGAGCAGATCCTGGCCATCCAGCCGGAGTCCCCCGCGCAGACGTGGAACATGCTGGACTACCGTCCGCTGGACGGCTTCGTGTTCGCGGTGGCGCCGTTCAACTTCACCTCCATCGCGATGAACCTCTGCACCGCGCCCGCCATCATGGGCAACGTGGTGGTGTTCAAGCCGTCGTCCACCTCGGCGCTGAGCGCCTGGTACTTCATGGAGCTGTTGCGTGAAGCGGGCCTGCCCGACGGCGTCATCAACATGCTCAACGGCGACGGCCCCACCGTGGGCAACCCGGTGATGGCCAGCCCCGACCTGGGCGGCATCCACTTCACCGGCTCCACGCCCACGTTCAACACCATGTGGCGGACGGTGGGCGAGAACATCAGCAAGTACAAGCAGTACCCCCGGCTGGTGGGTGAGACGGGCGGCAAGGACTTCATCGTGGCGCACGCGTCCGCGGCGGATGACGTGGAGGCGCTCGCGGTGGCCATCGTCCGCGGCGGCTACGAGTACCAGGGACAGAAGTGCTCCGCGGCCAGCCGCGTCTACGTCCCCGAGTCCCTCTGGCCCAAGCTCAAGCCCCGCCTCCAGGCGCTCATCGGCGACATCCGCATGGGCGACGTGACGGACTTCCGCAACTTCATGGGCGCCGTCATCGACGAGAAGTCCTTCAAGAAGGTCTCCTCGTACATCGACCTGGCGAAGCAGGACTCGAACGCGTCCATCGTCGCCGGCGGCGAGACGGACCGCTCCGAGGGCTGGTTCGTCAAGCCCACGCTGGTGCAGCTCAACGACCCGCGCCACCGCATCCTCCGCGAGGAGATCTTCGCGCCGCTGGTGGGCGTGCACGTGTATCCGGATTCCAAGTACGTGGAGACGCTGCGCGAGGTGGACCAGAGCGCGACGTACGCGCTGACGGGCGCCATCTTCGGCAGGGACCGGAAGGCCATCAACACGGCGATGGACGAGCTGCGCCACGCGGCGGGCAACGTCTACATCAACGACAAGCCCACGGGCGCGGTGGTGGGCCAGCAGCCCTTCGGTGGCTCGCGTGCGTCGGGCACCAACGACAAGGCGGGCTCGCTGCTCAACCTCATCCGGTGGACGAGTCCTCGCACGGTGAAGGAGAACTTCGCCCCGCCCACGAAGGTGCCCTACCCCTTCATGGACAGCGACCCCCACGATGGGGGTATCTAG
- a CDS encoding response regulator gives MKPKVLIVENSWTMRETLRLLLSGDFDCTVAANGEAGLAQALSQPPDLLLSDVNMEGMDGYELCRRCRQEPSLQHLPIVFVSGFAPRSDSDPTLPVPDAYLVKPVKPALLIAEIHTLLRRANAPVSTAASTPAQAANKA, from the coding sequence GTGAAGCCCAAGGTCCTCATCGTCGAGAACTCCTGGACCATGCGCGAGACGCTGCGCCTGTTGCTGTCTGGCGACTTCGACTGCACGGTGGCGGCGAACGGTGAGGCGGGGCTCGCACAAGCGCTGAGCCAGCCGCCCGACCTGCTCCTCTCCGACGTCAACATGGAGGGCATGGACGGCTACGAGCTGTGCCGCCGCTGCCGCCAGGAGCCCTCGCTCCAGCACCTCCCCATCGTCTTCGTCAGCGGCTTCGCGCCTCGCTCGGACAGCGACCCCACGCTGCCGGTGCCAGACGCGTATCTGGTCAAGCCGGTGAAGCCCGCGCTGCTCATCGCCGAAATCCACACCCTCCTGCGGCGCGCGAACGCCCCCGTCTCCACGGCGGCCTCCACCCCCGCGCAGGCCGCCAACAAGGCCTGA
- a CDS encoding protein kinase domain-containing protein, translated as MVVTGRYRVEGLLGEGGMGRIWLAEDLHERRRVALKEMQVPAGLSAAKSEELVLMFRHEFFAMKKLQHPGTLKVFDWGMTEAGNRFITMEVVDGKDLSTLAREAPLDTRTLYRVLLQMAQVLAFIHSRLYVHCDIKASNVRITSSGAVKLMDFGVMHQLGTPSPGKLKGTLEYLAPEWQRGASIDGRADLYSLGIMAYYLVTRRLPFKRNTPAALLAEHLTRPPPRPSTLVTVDPALEEIILLLLAKDPRERFQDAGELMEALCHASGEPMPEEPLSARSSYLHVPEVVGRAAELEALMNGLAEADWGQSRAVLLGAPAGVGKTRLLQEFELQAKLAELPFGRGQCRAEGQAPLTPIAQALRALMPHTPTEVMERLSPRLSRLMPSLSAETSGVAPVPGEEKLGFFGALAEWVQILGRRMTFVLCFEDLHWADTASLEVLNVLIRALHGTRGMVVGTFRSAELSRLSLAFQTVDEKLTRRMDLEPLAAEHVGTLVGLALPGLEVPEGFVARLHAITGGNAFFATECLRALVEEGALTRVGGRWTAQAGLDTRPLPSSIQAAVLERLSSAPVEQVSLLRRLAPAGRSLELPMVRALAELPETELFAVLDGIVERQFLQEEEGRYVFTHDTVHQAVYDSTVEDERRVAHGRVALALQTLYYQRSDLARTVGWHYLRSTEPELAIGPLLDAGRAAMEAQALLEATLLLKEASALLESAPDFPGRDRLLLRIWVTLVEVGYASDPPSSLAFAEKLFSHWSSTVDLVEGRKVALEQLDAACSAPEEERPARLRELFREREADAQVSPADIFWKMAELRILQGMALAIVGRTRDLDALLERVRAEQPEVSPYRAGTQLAPAVLSAYTGRSAGVVEAQFEQLSRLRGLREVMGRLPRRLAWALGMGGYMMNMNLALRGEPLDAQATRDGYAVAESHGFTDVRAFHLFTVVTRAAFTGDGAAFVPAFTEKTDLVRRLGNPRLMERNLAIFTPPYYLERGEHEHVAAVVARGESLARVLPEDRWLQCHVRAYQACRDVLFEDAGAARQSLPRALAAAREGGLRMETLLRVYQSRFEREQGHLEAAREAAELALNRATDPVLANPWDEVLARRAMAALLPGDDGLVHLRRALALAELTGNVLQVGHVRLALAERAASVEAAVAELEAAEMSFTEARASNLQSQAASLRGALQRSAETRQSA; from the coding sequence ATGGTGGTGACGGGCCGCTACCGGGTGGAGGGGCTCCTGGGCGAGGGCGGCATGGGCCGCATCTGGCTGGCGGAGGACCTGCACGAGCGGCGGCGGGTGGCGCTCAAGGAGATGCAGGTCCCCGCGGGGTTGTCGGCGGCGAAGTCGGAGGAGCTGGTGCTGATGTTCCGGCACGAGTTCTTCGCGATGAAGAAGCTCCAGCACCCCGGCACGCTGAAGGTCTTCGACTGGGGGATGACGGAGGCGGGCAACCGCTTCATCACCATGGAGGTGGTGGACGGGAAGGACTTGAGCACGCTGGCGCGCGAGGCGCCGCTCGACACACGCACGCTGTACCGGGTGTTGTTGCAGATGGCGCAGGTGCTGGCGTTCATCCACTCGCGCCTCTACGTGCACTGCGACATCAAGGCGAGCAACGTCCGCATCACCAGCTCCGGCGCGGTGAAGCTGATGGACTTCGGGGTGATGCACCAATTGGGCACCCCGAGCCCCGGCAAGCTCAAGGGGACGTTGGAGTATCTGGCTCCGGAGTGGCAGCGCGGCGCGAGCATCGATGGGCGCGCGGACCTCTACTCGCTGGGCATCATGGCGTACTACCTGGTGACGCGCCGGTTGCCCTTCAAGCGCAACACGCCCGCGGCGCTCCTGGCGGAGCACCTGACGCGTCCGCCTCCCAGGCCCTCCACGCTGGTGACGGTGGACCCGGCGTTGGAGGAGATCATCCTGCTGTTGCTGGCGAAGGACCCTCGCGAGCGCTTCCAGGACGCGGGCGAGCTGATGGAGGCGCTCTGCCACGCCAGCGGCGAGCCCATGCCGGAGGAGCCGCTGTCGGCGCGCTCCAGCTATCTGCACGTGCCGGAGGTGGTGGGGCGCGCGGCGGAGCTGGAGGCGCTGATGAACGGCCTGGCCGAGGCGGACTGGGGCCAGTCTCGCGCGGTGCTGCTGGGGGCGCCGGCGGGCGTGGGCAAGACGCGGCTGCTCCAGGAGTTCGAGCTGCAGGCGAAGCTGGCCGAGCTTCCCTTCGGCCGTGGGCAGTGCCGCGCGGAAGGGCAGGCGCCGTTGACGCCCATCGCGCAGGCGCTGCGCGCGTTGATGCCGCACACGCCCACGGAGGTGATGGAGCGGCTGTCACCCCGGCTGTCGCGGTTGATGCCGTCCTTGTCGGCGGAGACGTCCGGCGTGGCGCCGGTGCCGGGTGAGGAGAAGCTGGGCTTCTTCGGGGCGCTGGCGGAGTGGGTTCAAATCCTCGGGCGGCGGATGACGTTCGTCCTGTGCTTCGAGGACTTGCACTGGGCGGACACCGCGTCGCTCGAGGTGCTCAACGTGCTCATCCGCGCGCTGCATGGGACACGCGGGATGGTGGTGGGCACGTTCCGCTCGGCGGAGCTGAGCCGGCTGAGCCTGGCGTTCCAGACGGTGGACGAGAAGCTCACGCGCCGCATGGACCTGGAGCCGCTCGCGGCCGAGCACGTGGGCACGTTGGTGGGCCTGGCGCTGCCAGGGCTGGAGGTGCCCGAGGGGTTCGTGGCGAGGCTGCACGCCATCACGGGAGGCAACGCGTTCTTCGCCACCGAGTGCTTGCGTGCGCTGGTGGAGGAGGGCGCGCTGACGCGCGTGGGCGGGCGGTGGACGGCGCAAGCGGGGCTGGACACGCGGCCGCTGCCGTCGAGCATCCAGGCGGCGGTGCTGGAGCGCTTGTCGTCCGCGCCGGTGGAGCAGGTGTCGCTGTTGCGGCGGTTGGCGCCGGCGGGGCGGAGCCTGGAGCTGCCGATGGTGCGTGCGCTGGCGGAGCTCCCGGAGACGGAGTTGTTCGCGGTGCTGGATGGCATCGTCGAGCGGCAGTTCCTCCAGGAGGAGGAAGGCCGGTACGTCTTCACGCACGACACCGTGCACCAGGCGGTCTACGACAGCACGGTGGAGGACGAGCGGCGCGTGGCGCACGGGCGCGTGGCGCTGGCGCTGCAGACGCTCTACTACCAGCGCTCGGACCTGGCGCGCACGGTGGGGTGGCACTACCTGCGCTCGACGGAGCCGGAGCTGGCCATTGGTCCGTTGCTGGACGCGGGCCGCGCGGCGATGGAGGCGCAGGCGTTGCTGGAGGCGACGCTGCTGCTCAAGGAGGCGTCGGCGTTGTTGGAGTCCGCGCCCGACTTTCCCGGGCGCGACCGGCTGCTCCTGCGCATCTGGGTGACGCTGGTGGAGGTGGGCTACGCGAGCGACCCGCCCAGCTCCTTGGCCTTCGCGGAGAAGCTCTTCTCGCACTGGTCTTCGACGGTGGACCTGGTGGAGGGGCGCAAGGTCGCGTTGGAGCAGTTGGACGCGGCGTGTTCGGCGCCGGAGGAGGAGCGGCCGGCGCGGTTGAGGGAGTTGTTCCGCGAGCGTGAGGCGGATGCGCAGGTGTCTCCCGCGGACATCTTCTGGAAGATGGCGGAGCTGCGCATCCTGCAGGGCATGGCGCTGGCGATTGTCGGGCGCACGCGGGATTTGGACGCGCTGTTGGAGCGGGTGAGGGCGGAGCAGCCGGAGGTGTCGCCGTACCGGGCGGGGACGCAACTGGCGCCCGCGGTGCTCAGCGCGTACACGGGCCGTTCGGCGGGGGTGGTGGAGGCGCAGTTCGAGCAGCTCTCGCGGCTGCGCGGGTTGCGCGAGGTGATGGGGCGGCTGCCGCGCCGGTTGGCGTGGGCGTTGGGGATGGGCGGCTACATGATGAACATGAACCTGGCGTTGCGCGGGGAGCCGCTCGACGCGCAGGCGACGCGGGATGGCTACGCGGTGGCGGAGTCGCACGGCTTCACGGACGTGCGTGCCTTTCACCTGTTCACGGTGGTGACACGCGCGGCCTTCACCGGGGACGGGGCGGCGTTCGTGCCCGCGTTCACGGAGAAGACGGACCTGGTGCGCAGGCTGGGCAACCCGCGGTTGATGGAGCGCAACCTGGCCATCTTCACGCCGCCCTACTATCTGGAGCGCGGTGAGCACGAGCACGTGGCCGCGGTGGTGGCGCGCGGCGAGTCGCTCGCGCGGGTGTTGCCCGAGGACCGCTGGTTGCAGTGTCACGTCCGGGCGTATCAGGCGTGCAGGGACGTGTTGTTCGAGGACGCGGGGGCGGCGCGGCAATCCTTGCCTCGGGCGCTGGCGGCGGCGCGTGAGGGCGGGCTGCGGATGGAGACGCTGCTGCGTGTCTATCAGTCGCGCTTTGAGCGGGAGCAGGGGCATCTGGAGGCCGCGCGCGAGGCGGCGGAGCTGGCGCTGAATCGCGCGACGGACCCGGTGCTGGCCAACCCCTGGGACGAGGTGCTGGCCCGCCGGGCGATGGCCGCGCTCTTGCCCGGGGATGACGGACTGGTGCACCTGCGCCGGGCGCTCGCGTTGGCGGAGCTGACGGGCAATGTGTTGCAGGTGGGGCACGTGCGCCTGGCGCTCGCGGAGCGCGCGGCCTCGGTGGAAGCCGCCGTGGCCGAGCTGGAAGCGGCGGAGATGTCCTTCACCGAGGCACGGGCCTCCAATCTCCAGTCGCAAGCGGCGTCGCTTCGCGGCGCGCTTCAGCGCAGCGCGGAGACCCGGCAGAGCGCGTAG
- a CDS encoding 2-hydroxychromene-2-carboxylate isomerase — MALAPLRFCFDYLSPYAYLAWTRMPALAARHGRGVEPVPVLLAGVLNATGNIGPAEVPAKRGYIFKHTFRIAHELGVPFGPPPSHPFVPLLPLRVTAAVDDLEARGRLVSALFAQAWGGGNGVETPEQVAVAIQAAGLDAPSLLAAAQRQDIKDRVRRNTDEAIAAGAFGVPTVIADGELFFGLDSLGHLERFLRGEDPLKSESLERWKNLPATASRR, encoded by the coding sequence ATGGCTCTCGCACCCCTTCGCTTCTGCTTCGACTACCTGTCTCCCTATGCCTATCTGGCGTGGACGCGGATGCCGGCGCTGGCCGCGCGCCATGGCCGTGGGGTGGAGCCCGTCCCGGTGCTGCTCGCCGGGGTGCTCAACGCCACCGGAAACATCGGCCCCGCGGAGGTGCCGGCCAAGCGCGGCTACATCTTCAAGCACACCTTCCGCATCGCCCACGAGCTGGGGGTTCCCTTCGGCCCGCCTCCCTCGCACCCCTTCGTCCCGCTGCTTCCCCTGCGAGTGACGGCGGCGGTGGATGACCTCGAGGCGCGCGGCCGGCTCGTGTCCGCGCTCTTCGCGCAGGCCTGGGGGGGCGGCAACGGCGTGGAGACTCCGGAGCAGGTCGCCGTGGCCATCCAGGCCGCCGGGCTGGACGCGCCGTCACTCCTCGCCGCCGCCCAGCGCCAGGACATCAAGGACCGCGTGCGCCGCAACACGGACGAAGCCATCGCCGCGGGCGCCTTCGGCGTGCCCACCGTCATCGCCGACGGCGAGCTGTTCTTCGGCCTGGACTCCCTGGGACACCTGGAGCGCTTCCTCCGGGGCGAGGACCCCCTGAAGTCCGAATCCCTGGAGCGCTGGAAGAACCTGCCCGCCACCGCGTCCCGCCGCTGA
- a CDS encoding acetyl-CoA C-acetyltransferase: MKSVSKTEEIFFLSGKRTPFGTYGGSLKDLSATDLAVESAKAAFAQAKVSPELVQHIVYGNVVQTSADAIYLPRHVGLRTGVPVPVPALGVNRLCGSGFQAFITAAEMMLTEQADCVLAGGTESMSQAPHVIRGARWGLPLGKGNLEDMLWTALTDSYTGNPMALTAEQLAVDYSLTQDQVDEYAVLTQKRFAAAQEAGRLQDEIAPVTLKTKKGETVFAKDEHNRPETTVEGLRKLPKVFKKDGVVHAGAASGICDGAGSMVMATRSFVEKHGLKPIARLVNWGVAGCDPKVMGIGPAPAIRNLLTRAQAKLSDMDLFEVNEAFAPQYLAVEKELGLPREQTNVNGGAIAVGHPLGASGARITTTLVYELKRRGGRYGIGSACIGGGQGIAVLVEAL, encoded by the coding sequence ATGAAGAGCGTGTCCAAGACCGAGGAAATCTTCTTTCTTTCCGGCAAGCGCACCCCGTTCGGCACCTACGGCGGCAGCCTGAAGGACCTCAGCGCCACCGACCTCGCCGTCGAGTCCGCGAAGGCCGCCTTCGCCCAGGCGAAGGTCTCCCCCGAGCTCGTCCAGCACATCGTGTACGGCAACGTCGTGCAGACCAGCGCGGACGCCATCTACCTGCCGCGCCACGTGGGCCTGCGCACCGGCGTGCCCGTCCCCGTGCCGGCCCTGGGCGTCAACCGCCTGTGTGGCTCCGGCTTCCAGGCCTTCATCACCGCCGCGGAGATGATGCTCACGGAGCAGGCCGACTGCGTGCTCGCCGGCGGCACCGAGTCCATGAGCCAGGCGCCCCACGTCATCCGCGGCGCGCGCTGGGGGCTGCCGCTGGGCAAGGGCAACCTGGAGGACATGCTCTGGACGGCGCTGACGGACAGCTACACCGGCAACCCGATGGCGCTCACCGCCGAGCAGCTCGCGGTGGACTACTCGCTCACGCAGGACCAGGTGGACGAGTACGCGGTCCTCACCCAGAAGCGCTTCGCCGCCGCGCAGGAGGCGGGCCGCCTCCAGGATGAAATCGCGCCCGTCACGCTCAAGACGAAGAAGGGCGAGACGGTGTTCGCCAAGGACGAGCACAACCGTCCGGAGACGACGGTGGAGGGGCTGCGCAAGCTGCCCAAGGTCTTCAAGAAGGACGGCGTGGTGCACGCGGGCGCCGCCAGCGGCATCTGCGACGGCGCGGGCAGCATGGTGATGGCCACGCGCAGCTTCGTGGAGAAGCACGGCCTGAAGCCCATCGCCCGGCTGGTGAACTGGGGCGTGGCCGGATGCGACCCGAAGGTGATGGGCATCGGCCCGGCGCCCGCCATCCGCAACCTGCTGACGCGCGCGCAGGCGAAGCTGTCCGACATGGACCTCTTCGAGGTGAACGAGGCCTTCGCGCCGCAGTACCTGGCGGTGGAGAAGGAGCTGGGGCTGCCGCGCGAGCAGACCAACGTGAACGGCGGCGCCATCGCCGTGGGCCACCCGCTGGGCGCTTCCGGCGCGCGCATCACCACGACGCTGGTCTATGAGCTCAAGCGTCGCGGCGGCCGCTATGGTATCGGATCCGCCTGTATCGGGGGCGGCCAGGGCATCGCGGTGCTCGTCGAGGCGCTCTGA
- a CDS encoding DUF1751 domain-containing protein, with protein MRPMRSFGGRGGGGFGLPGLESMSSKLAVGLVAGSVLYLLLRSQGSAAGSLLLLMPTGVFGHLFVWQPLTYAFIESEPISILFGALLLWSIGGWLEGYWGAKRLLMVAVGCTALAGYLLGLAAFLVPLPYVYQGGWVMGSVLWVAYGLTIGRGQTNFWGIPLSGNAFAAIGAGFVLLRVLTAGFASQLPHLVAMALVFAYVRGASPKRLLLHFQHWRLQRQLRERSKHLHVVPKDRPDRDQYLN; from the coding sequence ATGCGACCGATGCGCAGCTTCGGCGGCAGGGGCGGAGGCGGATTCGGCCTGCCTGGCCTGGAGTCCATGTCGTCCAAGCTGGCGGTGGGGTTGGTGGCGGGGTCCGTGCTGTACCTGCTCCTGCGCTCCCAGGGCTCGGCGGCGGGGAGCCTGCTGCTGCTCATGCCCACCGGCGTGTTCGGCCACCTCTTCGTCTGGCAGCCGCTCACGTACGCCTTCATCGAGAGCGAGCCCATCAGCATCCTCTTCGGCGCGCTGCTGCTGTGGTCCATCGGCGGCTGGCTGGAGGGGTACTGGGGCGCGAAGCGGCTGTTGATGGTGGCGGTGGGGTGTACGGCGCTGGCGGGCTATCTGCTGGGGCTGGCGGCGTTCCTCGTCCCGCTGCCGTACGTCTACCAGGGCGGCTGGGTGATGGGCTCCGTGCTGTGGGTGGCCTACGGGCTGACCATCGGCCGGGGGCAGACGAACTTCTGGGGCATCCCCCTGTCCGGCAATGCCTTCGCGGCGATCGGCGCGGGCTTCGTGTTGTTGCGCGTGCTGACGGCGGGGTTCGCCAGCCAGCTGCCGCACCTGGTCGCCATGGCGCTGGTCTTCGCGTACGTGCGCGGCGCGAGCCCCAAGCGGCTGCTCCTGCACTTCCAGCACTGGCGGCTGCAGCGCCAACTGCGCGAGCGGTCCAAGCACCTGCACGTGGTGCCGAAGGACCGCCCGGACCGGGACCAGTACCTCAACTGA
- a CDS encoding sigma-54-dependent Fis family transcriptional regulator, translating to MAGQFELGLEELLSFEPGGGLIQFAGQRALLMDPVALGLLRKELVGLMGMTAARGIFTRLGYAHGWRTAEAMKSAVAWKDESQWRRAGGRLHTLQGQVRVERVERKPEEGPEPFAEAQWRDSYEAEQHLLHLGQADHPVCWSLTGFASGYMSYVNGREIYCTEVRCVGQGDAACHIVGRPSEEWSTECKEVLRFYETQCMEGVLAQVTDALKQAERKLRAKRQSLARAGVTEDPAGMVARAESMQRVINLGRRAAKVDSTVLVTGESGVGKERIARLIHDESTRAHKAFVAVNCAAVTESLLESELFGHARGAFTGATHDRPGLFEAAHGGTLFLDEVGEVPPSMQAKLLRALQEKEVRRVGENTSRKVDVRVVAATNRDLAEEVRLGRFRQDLYYRLRVIELRIPPLRERREDILPLARLLLAEAAERLGRKVAGLSPDAADQLLRYGWPGNVRELGNALERAVALCEGSRVEREDLPEEVRAAPPSLVPSGNPRRLEDMEKEYILAVLAQNAGNRARTAEQLDIGVATLYRKLKQYGHPEAAH from the coding sequence TTGGCGGGGCAATTCGAGCTGGGGCTGGAGGAGCTGCTGAGTTTCGAGCCTGGGGGCGGGCTCATCCAGTTCGCGGGGCAGCGGGCGTTGCTCATGGACCCGGTGGCGTTGGGGCTCTTGCGCAAGGAGCTGGTGGGGCTGATGGGCATGACGGCCGCGCGCGGCATCTTCACGCGGCTGGGCTACGCCCACGGCTGGCGCACCGCGGAGGCCATGAAGTCGGCGGTGGCGTGGAAGGACGAGTCTCAGTGGCGCCGCGCGGGCGGACGGCTGCACACGTTGCAGGGACAGGTTCGAGTGGAGCGCGTGGAGCGCAAGCCGGAGGAGGGACCGGAGCCCTTCGCCGAGGCCCAGTGGCGCGACTCGTACGAGGCCGAGCAGCACCTCTTGCATCTGGGCCAGGCGGACCACCCCGTGTGCTGGAGCCTCACGGGCTTCGCGTCCGGCTACATGAGCTACGTCAACGGCCGCGAAATCTACTGCACGGAGGTGCGCTGCGTGGGCCAGGGCGACGCCGCGTGCCACATCGTCGGCCGCCCGTCGGAGGAGTGGAGCACCGAGTGCAAGGAGGTGCTGCGCTTCTATGAAACCCAGTGCATGGAGGGCGTGCTCGCGCAGGTGACCGACGCGCTGAAGCAAGCCGAGCGGAAGCTGCGCGCCAAGCGCCAGTCGCTCGCGCGCGCGGGCGTGACGGAGGACCCGGCGGGCATGGTGGCTCGCGCGGAGTCCATGCAGCGGGTCATCAACCTGGGCCGCCGCGCGGCGAAGGTGGACTCCACGGTGCTCGTCACCGGTGAGAGCGGCGTGGGCAAGGAGCGCATCGCCCGCCTCATCCACGACGAGTCCACGCGCGCGCACAAGGCCTTCGTCGCCGTCAACTGCGCCGCCGTCACCGAGAGCCTCCTGGAGAGCGAGCTGTTCGGACATGCGCGCGGCGCCTTCACCGGCGCGACCCATGACAGGCCGGGCCTCTTCGAGGCCGCGCACGGAGGCACCCTCTTCCTGGACGAAGTGGGCGAGGTGCCCCCCTCCATGCAGGCCAAGCTCTTGCGCGCGCTCCAGGAGAAGGAGGTGAGGCGCGTGGGCGAGAACACCAGCCGCAAGGTGGATGTGCGCGTCGTCGCCGCCACCAACCGGGACCTCGCCGAGGAGGTGCGCCTGGGCCGCTTCCGCCAGGACCTCTACTACCGGCTGCGCGTCATCGAGCTGCGAATCCCGCCCCTGCGCGAGCGCCGCGAGGACATCCTCCCCCTGGCCCGGCTGCTGCTCGCCGAGGCCGCCGAGCGGCTGGGCCGCAAGGTGGCGGGGCTGTCCCCCGACGCCGCGGACCAGCTTTTGCGCTACGGCTGGCCGGGCAACGTGCGCGAGTTGGGCAACGCCCTGGAGCGCGCGGTGGCCCTGTGCGAGGGCTCACGCGTGGAGCGCGAGGACCTGCCCGAGGAGGTCCGCGCCGCGCCGCCCAGCCTCGTGCCCAGCGGCAACCCGCGCCGGCTGGAGGACATGGAGAAGGAGTACATCCTCGCGGTGCTGGCGCAGAACGCGGGCAACCGGGCACGCACCGCCGAGCAGCTCGACATCGGCGTGGCCACGCTCTACCGGAAGCTCAAGCAGTACGGCCACCCGGAGGCGGCCCACTGA